From a single Paenibacillus sp. FSL R5-0345 genomic region:
- a CDS encoding GNAT family N-acetyltransferase, protein MKDQLNLPDNAVGSVIVNEEVMALLASQLELVKSPKKLLLMKHIHQEALPPVDTSVVHLGPSNFELIESKMADLDTMAFSKEELQYPFYGVMEQRELIAVGGYHIYSEDYVELGNIGTDVRWRRQGYGKKICTELTRSGRRVTSNVYLNVLEENIGAITLYQSLGYALMCKQYMVEFVI, encoded by the coding sequence ATGAAAGACCAACTGAATTTACCTGACAATGCTGTCGGTAGTGTAATCGTTAATGAAGAAGTTATGGCTCTACTTGCTTCACAGCTTGAGCTTGTTAAGTCTCCCAAGAAATTGCTTCTAATGAAGCATATCCATCAAGAAGCGTTACCACCGGTGGATACAAGTGTTGTACATTTGGGCCCCTCTAATTTTGAGCTTATTGAGTCTAAAATGGCCGATTTAGATACAATGGCTTTTTCAAAAGAAGAACTACAGTATCCGTTCTATGGTGTGATGGAACAACGTGAGCTGATTGCGGTAGGGGGATACCATATTTATAGCGAGGATTACGTTGAATTGGGCAACATCGGAACGGATGTAAGATGGAGAAGGCAAGGCTACGGAAAAAAGATATGCACAGAGCTCACCCGATCGGGAAGAAGGGTTACCTCCAATGTGTATTTAAATGTCCTTGAAGAGAATATCGGTGCAATTACACTATATCAATCGTTGGGCTATGCCCTCATGTGCAAACAGTACATGGTTGAGTTTGTTATTTGA
- the tkt gene encoding transketolase gives MSEQEQAIQKEENSTVDNLSITTIRTLAIDAIEKANSGHPGMPMGSAPMGYQLFAKTMKHNPDHPTWVNRDRFVLSAGHGSMLLYSLLHLSGYDLPMEELKNFRQWGSLTPGHPEVGHTAGVDATTGPLGQGIGMAVGMAMAEAQLSATYNKDEHKVIDHYTYAICGDGDLMEGISSESASLAGHLKLGKLVVLYDSNDISLDGKLNLSFSENVAQRFDAYGWQVLRVEDGNDLPAIAKAIAEAQAETSKPTLIEVKTVIGYGSPNKQGKGGHGGTHGSPLGAEEAKLTKDFYKWVYEEDFYVPDEVRAHFAEVKKNGIAANKAWDEKFAAYKKAYPELAAQFETVINGDLPEGWDANLPTYTTEDKAVSTRVASGSALNGLTAGVPQLVGGSADLESSTMTHLNGLTSFTSESYDGRNIYFGVREFGMAAAMNGIALHTGLKVFGGTFFVFTDYLRPAIRLASIMKLPVTYVLTHDSIAVGEDGPTHEPIEQLASLRIIPGLTVIRPADANETSAAWAYAMENKENPVALVLTRQNLPILAGTVDGVRENIKRGGYVVSDSKNGTPQAQLIATGSEVQLAVKAQAALAEEGIDVRVISLPSWDLFEKQDKEYRDSVILPGVKARLAIEMAQTFGWERYTGDQGDILGITTFGASAPGDRVMKEYGFTVENVVSRVKALL, from the coding sequence ATGAGTGAACAAGAACAAGCGATTCAAAAGGAAGAAAACTCAACTGTAGATAACCTGTCCATTACAACGATTCGTACTTTGGCGATTGACGCCATTGAAAAAGCAAACTCCGGTCACCCAGGTATGCCAATGGGTTCTGCACCAATGGGTTACCAATTGTTCGCAAAAACAATGAAACACAACCCTGATCATCCGACATGGGTAAACCGTGACCGTTTTGTATTGTCCGCAGGACATGGTTCTATGCTTCTTTACAGCTTGTTGCACCTTAGTGGTTATGATCTTCCTATGGAAGAATTGAAAAATTTCCGTCAATGGGGCAGCTTGACTCCGGGTCACCCAGAAGTAGGTCACACCGCTGGTGTTGATGCTACTACAGGTCCACTTGGACAAGGTATTGGTATGGCTGTTGGTATGGCTATGGCTGAAGCGCAATTGAGCGCTACCTACAACAAAGATGAACATAAAGTGATTGACCACTATACTTACGCTATTTGTGGTGACGGTGACCTAATGGAAGGGATCTCTTCTGAGTCCGCTTCACTCGCTGGTCATTTGAAGCTGGGCAAATTGGTTGTATTGTATGATTCAAATGATATTTCCCTTGATGGTAAATTGAACCTTTCCTTCTCCGAGAACGTAGCTCAACGTTTTGATGCTTACGGTTGGCAAGTACTGCGCGTTGAAGACGGAAATGATCTTCCTGCGATTGCCAAAGCGATTGCTGAAGCACAAGCTGAGACTAGCAAACCGACTTTGATCGAAGTGAAAACTGTAATTGGTTATGGTAGCCCTAACAAACAAGGTAAAGGCGGCCATGGCGGTACTCACGGTTCCCCGCTTGGAGCAGAAGAAGCTAAGCTGACTAAAGATTTCTACAAGTGGGTATACGAAGAAGATTTCTATGTACCTGATGAAGTTCGTGCTCATTTTGCAGAAGTGAAGAAAAACGGAATCGCAGCTAACAAAGCATGGGACGAAAAATTTGCAGCTTACAAAAAAGCATATCCAGAGCTTGCTGCACAATTCGAAACCGTAATCAACGGCGATCTTCCAGAAGGCTGGGATGCTAACCTTCCAACTTACACTACTGAAGATAAAGCCGTATCGACTCGTGTCGCTTCCGGTAGTGCACTTAACGGTCTGACTGCTGGCGTTCCTCAGCTTGTGGGCGGTTCCGCTGACTTGGAAAGCTCCACTATGACGCATTTGAATGGTTTAACATCGTTCACTTCAGAATCTTATGATGGCCGCAATATTTATTTCGGCGTACGTGAGTTTGGTATGGCAGCTGCGATGAACGGTATTGCACTGCACACGGGTCTTAAAGTATTCGGAGGAACATTCTTCGTATTCACAGACTACCTGCGTCCAGCTATTCGCTTGGCTTCGATCATGAAATTGCCAGTAACCTATGTACTGACACATGACAGTATTGCAGTCGGTGAAGATGGTCCTACGCATGAACCAATCGAACAATTGGCTTCCCTGCGTATCATCCCAGGTCTGACAGTTATTCGTCCGGCTGATGCTAACGAAACTTCTGCAGCATGGGCTTATGCTATGGAAAACAAAGAGAATCCGGTTGCTTTGGTTCTGACTCGTCAAAACTTGCCGATTCTTGCAGGAACCGTTGATGGCGTTCGTGAAAACATCAAACGTGGTGGTTATGTTGTCTCTGATTCCAAGAATGGCACTCCACAAGCACAACTGATCGCAACTGGTTCTGAAGTACAACTGGCTGTTAAAGCACAAGCTGCTTTGGCTGAAGAAGGTATTGATGTTCGTGTAATCAGCTTACCAAGCTGGGATCTGTTCGAAAAACAAGATAAGGAATACCGTGATTCCGTAATTCTTCCAGGAGTTAAGGCTCGTCTTGCTATCGAAATGGCACAAACCTTCGGCTGGGAACGTTACACTGGTGACCAAGGCGATATCCTCGGCATCACTACTTTCGGAGCTTCCGCACCTGGCGACAGAGTAATGAAAGAATACGGCTTTACTGTTGAGAATGTAGTTAGCCGTGTGAAAGCACTTCTGTAA
- the ppnP gene encoding pyrimidine/purine nucleoside phosphorylase: MSQFNNATIEKAANVYYGGQVTSRTVILQDGTKVTLGIMLPGVYEFGTDGPEIMEILSGDLKVLLPGSEVWQEIKGAETFNVPGNSKFALEVFGVTDYCCSYPVL, from the coding sequence ATGAGTCAGTTTAACAACGCAACGATTGAAAAAGCAGCCAATGTATATTATGGCGGACAAGTAACCAGCCGTACGGTAATTTTACAGGATGGAACTAAGGTGACACTTGGCATCATGTTGCCTGGTGTATATGAATTTGGTACGGATGGTCCTGAAATTATGGAGATTCTGTCCGGTGATCTTAAAGTGCTGCTACCCGGCAGCGAAGTATGGCAGGAGATTAAGGGAGCGGAGACGTTCAATGTTCCTGGAAACTCAAAATTTGCGTTGGAAGTATTCGGTGTAACTGATTATTGCTGTTCTTACCCAGTATTGTAA
- a CDS encoding M14 family metallopeptidase encodes MRKTDFRKGIHKITLLLLSCVLLVTVFVTAAPVQAATNIVNPNQVYSYNLMKRDIERLVQEYPDLVMSESLGQSPYGRDLWAVKLGRGESVLFLNGSHHAREWMTTSLLMKMLDTYAQAYKTNGKIGGYNVRSLLDQVSIWIVPMVNPDGVTLSQQGTEGLPANVAKTLLKYNGNSTNFTRWKANMQGIDLNRQYPANWNTIKNTASTPWYQNYKGKKPAETSEVQMMMELTERIDPEVTISYHSSGEIIFWNFNSLSSNLNRDKTIARTLGNLTGYSLVAPEKNPSGGGYKDWFIQKYGRPGFTIEIASYVGETNVPLKQFDKIWSENKEVGLYSALQSYSLWLNKQKPQYPQRSMSLLSGTELYTKIGASTGGINLQPQMLQVIAKKGDWYQVQAAEGLGWIHPSPGKLVIVEEIFANAEFQQSIPAYKYPDTYAPKVVSLNPQSVQVKGRWGTWLLATTPSGSWWIDGREAKLVWPIEETVQEPAIDTGITGEEQPDFITTP; translated from the coding sequence ATGAGAAAGACAGATTTTCGCAAGGGAATACATAAGATTACACTATTGTTGCTCAGTTGTGTGCTGCTGGTAACTGTATTCGTAACAGCAGCGCCGGTTCAGGCAGCAACGAATATAGTGAATCCCAATCAAGTCTATTCTTATAACTTAATGAAAAGGGATATTGAGAGGTTAGTGCAGGAATACCCTGATCTGGTAATGTCCGAATCTTTAGGGCAGTCTCCTTATGGACGGGATTTGTGGGCGGTGAAGTTAGGCAGAGGAGAATCAGTGCTATTTCTTAACGGTTCGCATCATGCTAGAGAGTGGATGACAACTAGTTTATTGATGAAAATGCTCGATACGTATGCCCAGGCTTATAAAACTAATGGGAAAATAGGAGGCTATAACGTACGCAGTTTGCTTGATCAAGTCAGCATTTGGATCGTTCCGATGGTTAATCCGGATGGCGTTACTTTATCCCAACAGGGCACTGAAGGGCTTCCAGCCAATGTGGCCAAAACGCTGTTAAAATATAATGGGAACAGCACAAACTTTACTCGCTGGAAAGCAAATATGCAGGGAATTGACCTTAACCGTCAATATCCGGCTAACTGGAACACCATAAAGAATACGGCTTCAACTCCTTGGTATCAGAATTATAAAGGGAAGAAGCCAGCTGAAACCTCTGAAGTGCAGATGATGATGGAATTGACGGAAAGAATTGATCCGGAAGTAACAATTTCATATCACAGCTCTGGTGAAATCATATTTTGGAATTTTAATTCTCTCAGCAGCAATCTTAACCGCGACAAAACAATAGCTCGGACGCTTGGTAATCTGACAGGCTATTCTCTGGTAGCTCCGGAGAAGAATCCTTCCGGGGGTGGTTATAAAGATTGGTTCATTCAGAAGTATGGCCGTCCCGGGTTCACAATTGAAATTGCAAGTTATGTGGGGGAGACCAATGTTCCCTTAAAACAGTTTGATAAGATCTGGTCAGAGAATAAAGAGGTTGGGCTTTACTCTGCGCTACAATCCTATTCCTTATGGCTGAATAAGCAGAAGCCTCAATATCCTCAGCGATCCATGAGTTTGCTGTCGGGAACGGAACTTTATACTAAAATTGGAGCTTCAACAGGAGGTATCAATCTGCAGCCGCAAATGCTTCAAGTGATTGCGAAGAAGGGCGATTGGTATCAGGTTCAAGCAGCGGAAGGACTGGGATGGATTCATCCTTCTCCGGGAAAGCTTGTTATCGTCGAGGAAATATTTGCGAATGCTGAATTCCAGCAAAGTATACCTGCTTATAAGTACCCAGATACTTACGCTCCTAAAGTGGTCTCTCTCAATCCGCAGTCCGTCCAGGTCAAGGGAAGATGGGGCACCTGGTTATTAGCCACTACCCCGAGCGGGAGCTGGTGGATTGATGGACGTGAGGCAAAGCTCGTTTGGCCGATAGAAGAGACTGTGCAGGAACCGGCAATTGACACCGGAATAACCGGCGAAGAACAACCTGATTTTATAACTACTCCATAG
- a CDS encoding NAD(P)-dependent oxidoreductase: protein MKQIGFIGLGTMGAPMASNLLRGGFQVTVYNRTAAKSKPLEAEGAQTALTPRAAAEGKDVIITMISNDDSVREVFYGQDGILDALKPGGLIIDSSTISPGLVHEIATAVEARGGHFLDAPVTGSKPAAIDGTLVFMVGGSAEVIEQHRDIFDTMGRLLLHMGDNGSGAAAKLAHNAMVGIHNVALAEGFSIAVKSGVPADKFLELVKNGSAGSKQAELKGQKIIDNDFSNQFSLGLMLKDLKLASSLSDSTGVPTPMLGVAKSMFQAGFNHGFADEDLSAVVKSYEEWIGQKIGGKANQ from the coding sequence ATGAAACAAATCGGTTTTATCGGACTTGGAACAATGGGAGCGCCAATGGCTTCCAACTTGCTTCGCGGCGGCTTTCAGGTGACGGTGTACAACCGTACGGCAGCTAAATCTAAACCTCTTGAAGCAGAAGGTGCTCAGACTGCTCTTACACCACGTGCTGCCGCTGAAGGTAAGGATGTTATTATTACCATGATCAGTAATGATGATTCGGTTCGTGAAGTGTTTTATGGTCAGGATGGTATTCTCGATGCACTTAAGCCAGGCGGCTTGATTATTGATTCCAGTACCATTTCTCCGGGACTAGTTCACGAAATCGCCACTGCTGTAGAAGCTCGCGGCGGACATTTTCTAGACGCACCAGTAACTGGTAGCAAACCGGCAGCTATTGACGGAACCTTGGTGTTCATGGTTGGCGGCAGTGCTGAAGTTATAGAACAGCATCGCGATATCTTCGATACTATGGGCCGGCTACTCCTGCATATGGGCGACAACGGTAGCGGCGCTGCAGCGAAGCTGGCACATAATGCAATGGTTGGCATTCACAATGTCGCTCTAGCTGAAGGCTTCTCCATCGCTGTCAAATCCGGTGTGCCTGCCGATAAATTCCTGGAGCTTGTTAAGAATGGCTCTGCGGGCAGCAAGCAAGCCGAGCTAAAGGGTCAGAAAATTATCGATAATGATTTCAGCAATCAGTTCTCTCTTGGTCTTATGCTGAAAGATCTTAAGCTGGCTTCCTCGCTAAGCGACTCCACTGGCGTGCCTACCCCTATGCTCGGTGTAGCTAAGAGCATGTTTCAGGCAGGATTCAACCACGGCTTCGCTGATGAGGATCTGTCCGCAGTGGTCAAATCCTATGAAGAATGGATCGGGCAGAAAATCGGCGGTAAAGCAAACCAGTAA
- a CDS encoding glucose-6-phosphate isomerase: MSKKINFDYTKALSFFNQQEIDNLAAPVKLAHEQLHNKTGVGSDYLGWIDLPSAYDKEEFARIQQAAKKIQSDSEVLIVIGIGGSYLGARAAIEALSHSFYNNLSKDKRKTPEVYFAGNNISSTYITHLLDLVEGKDFSVNVISKSGTTTEPAIAFRIFRAALEKKYGKEEARKRIYATTDKEKGALKKLATEEGYESFIIPDDVGGRYSVLTPVGLLPIAVAGINIEEMMQGAAAAADEFNNPDVATNQAYQYAAVRNALYRKGKTTEILVNYEPSLHFVSEWWKQLFGESEGKDFKGIYPSSVDFSTDLHSMGQFIQEGNRNIFETVIQVDQVAHHVTIENDPDDLDGLNFLTGKTMDFVNKKAFQGTMLAHTDGQVPNLIVTIPDQTPYTFGYLVYFFEKACGISGYLLGVNPFDQPGVEAYKKNMFALLGKPGYEKEKAELEARLTE; encoded by the coding sequence ATGTCTAAGAAGATTAATTTTGACTACACCAAAGCCCTTTCTTTCTTCAACCAACAAGAAATTGACAACCTTGCCGCTCCAGTTAAGTTAGCACACGAACAGTTGCATAATAAGACTGGTGTAGGTTCCGACTATCTTGGATGGATTGATCTTCCATCAGCTTATGATAAGGAAGAATTCGCACGCATTCAGCAAGCTGCCAAGAAGATCCAGAGCGATTCCGAAGTACTGATTGTAATTGGTATTGGTGGTTCTTATCTGGGAGCACGCGCAGCGATTGAAGCGCTCTCGCATTCTTTTTACAATAACCTTTCTAAAGATAAGCGCAAAACTCCAGAAGTTTATTTCGCGGGTAACAACATCAGTTCTACATACATCACGCATTTGCTTGATCTAGTAGAAGGCAAAGACTTCTCCGTGAACGTAATCTCCAAATCCGGAACTACAACTGAGCCAGCTATTGCTTTCCGCATTTTCCGCGCAGCTCTGGAGAAGAAATATGGCAAGGAAGAAGCTCGCAAACGTATTTACGCTACTACAGACAAGGAAAAAGGTGCCCTTAAGAAATTGGCTACTGAAGAAGGTTATGAATCCTTCATCATTCCAGACGATGTAGGCGGACGTTACTCCGTATTGACACCTGTAGGCTTGCTTCCAATCGCTGTAGCAGGTATTAACATTGAAGAGATGATGCAAGGTGCTGCTGCCGCTGCGGATGAGTTCAATAATCCGGATGTAGCTACTAACCAAGCTTATCAATATGCTGCAGTTCGTAATGCTCTGTATCGTAAAGGTAAGACAACTGAAATTCTCGTTAACTATGAGCCTTCCCTACACTTTGTATCCGAGTGGTGGAAACAATTGTTTGGCGAGAGCGAAGGTAAGGATTTCAAAGGTATTTATCCTTCTTCCGTTGATTTCTCTACGGATCTACACTCCATGGGTCAATTTATCCAAGAAGGTAACCGTAATATCTTTGAAACGGTGATCCAAGTTGATCAAGTGGCTCATCATGTGACCATTGAGAACGATCCAGATGATCTGGATGGCTTGAACTTCTTAACAGGAAAGACTATGGATTTCGTAAATAAGAAGGCTTTCCAAGGTACAATGCTTGCGCATACAGATGGTCAAGTACCTAACCTTATCGTTACTATTCCTGATCAAACACCATACACATTTGGTTATTTGGTTTACTTCTTTGAAAAAGCTTGCGGCATCAGCGGTTACCTGCTCGGTGTTAATCCATTCGACCAACCAGGCGTGGAAGCATATAAGAAGAATATGTTCGCGCTGCTTGGCAAACCGGGTTACGAAAAAGAAAAGGCAGAGCTGGAAGCAAGACTTACAGAATAG
- a CDS encoding YigZ family protein: MLEQYRTVRSSASKEVVIRKSRFIGHVMPVENEEEAMLFIEDIKKKHRDATHNCSAYVIGERDEIQRQSDDGEPSGTAGKPILEVIRNQGVKNVAIVVTRYFGGIMLGAGGLIRAYTDGAVLALEAGEVITRVLRREVFVEIEYTWLGKVENELRGRGIQTGETLFTDKVTLLCLPRNDEGDAFMAWITDLTQGQALVTEGRRIYYSEGD; encoded by the coding sequence ATGTTAGAACAATATCGGACGGTGCGCTCTTCCGCCTCCAAGGAAGTCGTAATCCGCAAATCTCGCTTCATTGGTCATGTTATGCCGGTTGAGAATGAAGAAGAAGCAATGTTGTTTATCGAAGACATTAAGAAGAAACATCGGGACGCAACGCATAACTGTTCTGCTTATGTGATTGGGGAGAGAGACGAAATCCAGAGGCAATCGGACGACGGGGAGCCGAGTGGAACAGCAGGCAAACCGATTTTGGAAGTAATTCGCAACCAGGGAGTTAAAAATGTCGCAATTGTTGTTACCCGTTATTTCGGAGGCATTATGCTGGGTGCCGGAGGGCTGATTAGAGCTTATACGGATGGAGCAGTGCTTGCGCTTGAAGCAGGAGAAGTGATCACCCGTGTGCTAAGACGAGAGGTATTCGTAGAAATTGAGTACACTTGGCTAGGCAAGGTTGAGAACGAACTTCGGGGAAGAGGTATTCAAACCGGCGAGACTTTGTTCACCGATAAAGTAACGTTGTTATGTTTACCGCGAAATGATGAGGGAGACGCATTTATGGCATGGATAACAGATCTAACCCAAGGGCAAGCCTTGGTAACGGAAGGGCGGCGGATTTACTACAGCGAAGGGGATTAG
- a CDS encoding TetR/AcrR family transcriptional regulator, with product MARRAVEQELSRERILEAARHLFITKGYRAISMRSIGQHLGYSHGSLYYHFKEKAELFYAIVVEDFNHVAALLSQVMNKPPEEGMTRVEQLIMEFIRFGIDHPYQYEIMFMIRDEELLAYCRAEQGRCFDLFSSIVRRHMKEEGYVSEDWQNVPLTLFLSAHGFISYYIQDKVSFEDVKEAASAHIKVLCRSL from the coding sequence ATGGCAAGGAGAGCAGTGGAGCAGGAGTTGTCGAGGGAAAGAATATTAGAGGCCGCTAGGCATCTGTTTATTACCAAAGGGTATCGAGCGATTTCAATGCGAAGCATCGGTCAGCATTTGGGGTACAGCCACGGCTCTCTCTATTATCATTTCAAAGAGAAGGCGGAGTTGTTCTACGCCATTGTTGTCGAAGATTTTAATCATGTGGCTGCTTTACTGAGCCAAGTAATGAATAAGCCACCTGAAGAAGGCATGACTCGAGTAGAGCAGCTGATTATGGAGTTTATACGGTTTGGAATAGATCATCCTTATCAATATGAGATAATGTTCATGATTCGTGATGAAGAGCTACTGGCTTATTGTAGGGCAGAGCAGGGACGATGTTTTGATTTATTCTCAAGTATTGTACGCCGTCATATGAAGGAAGAGGGATATGTGTCCGAGGATTGGCAGAACGTGCCGCTAACCTTGTTCTTATCCGCTCACGGATTTATTTCTTATTATATCCAAGATAAAGTATCATTTGAGGATGTAAAAGAGGCAGCATCAGCTCATATCAAGGTTTTATGTCGCAGCCTTTAA